Proteins encoded in a region of the Triticum dicoccoides isolate Atlit2015 ecotype Zavitan chromosome 3A, WEW_v2.0, whole genome shotgun sequence genome:
- the LOC119268650 gene encoding protein PLASTID MOVEMENT IMPAIRED 1-RELATED 1-like codes for MSSRRPPADRAAEAGDAALARDIVTLHKALSLDPSRRRRSLPLPAAPSAAADQARHKPKLKPSSSTRKLLPSASYSSSVSTSSSSSSSSFWKKSLTAISHLGRRRLDCAFTLQVHSVDGLPTALDGSPISVHFRRMSACASTRPVAPALGAVAFEEPLTQRSPVYFSRGAKNAVKYEPRAFVVTVAASALELGKHEVDLTRLLPLSIDDLEEGGDSGFGKWSTSFRLSGVARGARLNVTFSCVLVGGGGEQHKGGEVAGLRRGSMARQVSVQSPSPVPARSRDVRVLHEVLPNTRPVKALPFVGDAGLDATKGETATVECEEDGSPQSKHCTSVEMRKGEGDLVHPEGDCHGSEFNVVEQGVEVTLEDPDQFKHVETANVNDQDEGFSGEANEEGTAKPALLIEDLAKEGTVEVKLEEELNDVALEMDDVGDKQDASVEAALLPTAAFEKDGELAADAELEVLEGIFNKFSIVEPEEFDSPIVEDKHSRRLSCIGAGDSCNSASKMSRSRSMDASSDFVANEFLDMLGIAHSPFGVTSDSDPESPRERLWKQFEKEALESGDCILGLDFEDEVEEPSCEDVAEDFDLSTIIREAELELQNVVPPIDTTFRAKSLEDEETEALMRQFGLNEKSFQSSPPGSRSGFGSPIALPPEQPLELPPLADGLGPFIQTEDGGFLRSMNPVLFKNAKNNCSLVMQASSPIVLPAEMGSGIMEILHGLASVGIEKLSMQANKLMPLEDVNGKMMQQLAWEASPALESSGRYDLLENHSFDALAAGASNAALGKKKKKERGADLSSSLGAISASEYVSLEDLAPLAMEKIEALSIEGLRIQSGMSEEEAPSNISAHPIGEISSLQGKSAENTLSLGLEGTAGLQLLDVKQAGGDVDGLMGLSITLDEWMRLDSGVVDEEEQFSDRTSKILAAHHAKPTDLLGEGQTADKKSRRSGRRWGLLGNNFTVALMVQLRDPLRNYEPVGTPMLSLIQVERVFIPPKPKIYSTVSEKGNSEQDYEEPNPEQVLDKVSVDEEKIEEDSVPQFKVTEVHVAGFKSEPEKTKPWGNQTQQQSGSRWLLGAGMGKGSKHPLMKSKATAKATKDAAVQQGDTLWSVSSRVHGAGTRWGELTGSKRNPNILLQKDKRFR; via the exons ATGTCGTCGCGCCGCCCGCCGGCGGACCGCGCGGCCGAGGCGGGGGACGCGGCCCTCGCGCGCGACATCGTCACGCTCCACAAGGCCCTCTCCCTCgacccctcgcgccgccgccgctccctcccGCTCCCCGCCGCCCCATCTGCCGCCGCCGACCAGGCCCGCCACAAGCCCAAGCTCAAGCCCTCCTCCTCCACCCGCAAGCTCCTGCCCTCCGCCTCCTACTCCTCCTcggtctccacctcctcctcctcctcatcctcgtccttCTGGAAGAAGTCGTTGACGGCCATCTCGCACCTGGGCAGGCGCCGCCTTGACTGCGCCTTCACCCTGCAGGTGCACTCCGTCGACGGCCTCCCCACCGCGCTCGACGGCTCCCCGATCTCCGTCCACTTCCGCCGGATGTCCGCCTGCGCCTCCACCCGCCCCGTCGCGCCGGCCCTCGGCGCCGTCGCCTTCGAGGAGCCGCTCACGCAGCGCTCGCCCGTCTACTTCTCCCGCGGGGCCAAGAACGCGGTCAAGTACGAGCCGCGGGCCTTCGTCGTCACCGTCGCCGCCTCGGCACTCGAGCTCGGCAAGCACGAGGTCGACCTCACCCGTTTGCTGCCGCTCTCCATCGACGACCTCGAGGAGGGCGGCGACTCCGGATTTGGGAAGTGGAGCACCAGCTTCCGGCTCTCTGGCGTTGCCCGCGGCGCGCGGCTCAATGTCACCTTCTCCTGCGTGCTCGTGGGCGGAGGTGGGGAGCAGCACAAGGGAGGGGAAGTGGCGGGGCTGAGACGGGGCTCCATGGCGCGGCAGGTGTCAGTGCAGTCCCCGTCACCAGTGCCGGCACGGAGCCGGGACGTGAGGGTGCTCCACGAGGTTTTGCCAAACACGAGGCCTGTAAAGGCCTTGCCCTTTGTTGGTGATGCCGGTCTTGATGCTACCAAGGGTGAGACGGCAACAGTAGAATGCGAGGAGGATGGTTCACCGCAGTCAAAGCATTGCACCTCAGTAGAgatgaggaagggagagggggacttGGTGCACCCAGAGGGTGATTGTCATGGTTCAGAGTTCAATGTGGTTGAGCAGGGAGTTGAGGTCACCCTCGAGGATCCAGACCAGTTCAAACATGTCGAGACTGCCAATGTGAATGATCAAGATGAGGGCTTTAGTGGTGAAGCTAATGAAGAGGGAACGGCCAAGCCTGCATTATTAATTGAAGATCTTGCTAAAGAGGGAACTGTTGAAGTGAAGTTGGAAGAGGAGCTCAATGATGTTGCTCTTGAAATGGACGATGTAGGAGACAAGCAGGATGCATCGGTCGAAGCGGCCTTGCTTCCTACTGCCGCATTTGAAAAAGATGGTGAGCTGGCAGCAGATGCAGAACTGGAGGTTCTGGAGGGTATATTCAACAAATTCTCAATTGTTGAGCCAGAGGAATTTGACTCACCAATTGTGGAAGATAAGCATTCTAGGCGATTGAGCTGCATTGGTGCGGGAGATAGTTGCAATTCCGCCAGTAAGATGAGCAGATCACGCAGCATGGATGCTTCATCCGATTTTGTTGCTAATGAGTTTTTGGATATGCTTGGGATAGCACATAGCCCATTTGGGGTAACCTCAGATAGTGATCCCGAGTCACCAAGAGAGCGGCTTTGGAAGCAGTTTGAAAAGGAAGCTCTAGAATCTGGGGACTGTATTCTTGGTTTGGATTTCGAAGATGAGGTGGAAGAACCTAGTTGTGAAGATGTTGCAGAGGATTTCGATCTCTCCACAATCATACGCGAGGCTGAACTTGAGCTGCAGAATGTAGTTCCGCCCATAGACACCACATTTAGAGCCAAGTCACTGGAAGACGAGGAAACTGAAGCTTTGATGCGTCAATTTGGGCTAAATGAGAAGTCCTTCCAGTCTTCTCCACCTGGGAGTAGAAGTGGGTTTGGTAGCCCCATTGCCCTCCCACCTGAGCAGCCCCTTGAGTTGCCACCTTTGGCTGATGGTTTGGGCCCATTTATTCAGACAGAGGATGGTGGATTTCTGCGGTCGATGAATCCAGTTCTTTTCAAGAATGCAAAGAACAATTGTAGCTTGGTCATGCAGGCTTCTTCTCCAATCGTACTGCCAGCAGAAATGGGCTCTGGAATTATGGAGATATTGCATGGTCTAGCTTCAGTTGGAATCGAAAAGCTATCAATGCAAGCAAACAAACTTATGCCCTTAGAAGATGTCAATGGCAAAATGATGCAGCAGCTTGCATGGGAGGCTTCTCCTGCTCTAGAGTCTTCAGGAAG ATATGACCTACTGGAGAATCATAGTTTTGATGCGTTGGCAGCAGGGGCCAGCAATGCTGCTttgggaaagaagaagaagaaagaaagaggtGCTGATCTGTCATCATCATTGGGTGCGATAAGTGCTTCAGAATATGTTTCACTTGAGGATCTTGCTCCATTAGCTATGGAAAAGATTGAAGCCCTTTCTATTGAGGGTCTGAGGATACAGTCTGGCATGTCCGAAGAAGAGGCACCATCCAATATCAGTGCCCACCCTATTGGAGAAATTTCATCTCTACAAGGAAAGTCCGCAGAGAATACTTTGTCACTTGGTTTGGAAGGAACTGCAGGATTGCAGCTTCTGGATGTTAAACAAGCTGGTGGTGATGTTGATGGATTAATGGGCTTATCGATCACTCTAGATGAGTGGATGAGGCTTGATTCCGGAGTAGTGGATGAAGAGGAGCAGTTCAGTGACCGTACATCGAAAATACTTGCTGCCCACCATGCCAAACCAACGGACCTACTTGGTGAAGGCCAGACTGCAGACAAAAAGAGCAGGAGATCTGGTAGAAGATGGGGTTTGTTGGGGAACAACTTCACAGTTGCTCTCATGGTTCAATTGCGTGACCCGCTACGTAACTACGAGCCAGTTGGCACACCGATGCTTTCTTTGATTCAAGTTGAGAGGGTTTTTATTCCCCCAAAGCCCAAGATATACAGCACCGTTTCAGAGAAAGGTAACAGTGAGCAAGATTATGAGGAGCCCAATCCTGAGCAGGTTCTTGATAAAGTATCGGTCGATGAAGAAAAGATAGAGGAAGACTCTGTTCCCCAATTTAAAGTCACAGAAGTGCATGTGGCCGGTTTTAAGAGTGAGCCTGAGAAGACAAAACCGTGGGGTAATCAAACACAGCAGCAATCTGGTTCGAGATGGCTGCTAGGAGCTGGCATGGGCAAGGGCAGCAAGCATCCTCTGATGAAATCGAAAGCCACTGCAAAGGCCACGAAAGACGCAGCTGTTCAGCAAGGAGACACCCTGTGGAGCGTTTCTTCACGTGTTCATGGAGCAGGGACAAGATGGGGCGAGTTAACAGGATCTAAGCGGAACCCTAATATCCTCCTCCAGAAGGATAAGAGATTCCGGTGA